In the Scylla paramamosain isolate STU-SP2022 chromosome 14, ASM3559412v1, whole genome shotgun sequence genome, one interval contains:
- the LOC135106917 gene encoding histone H1-delta-like, which produces MADSAPAAAPAAPAKKAAKAAKAPAKPTHPAYAVMIAEAIKALAERTGSSRQAILKYIVATYTVGDEKKAGVRLKLALKKQVQGGALKQVKGAGASGSFKLAKDEAKPAAKKPAAKKAAAKKPAAKKPAAKKAVKKPAAKKAVKKPAAKKAVKKPAAKKAAKKPAAKKVAKKPAAKKPAPKKAAKKPAPKK; this is translated from the coding sequence ATGGCCGACTCTGCCCCTGCCGCTGCCCCTGCTGCCCCTGCCAAGAAGGCCGCGAAGGCCGCGAAGGCCCCAGCCAAGCCTACCCACCCTGCCTACGCTGTCATGATCGCTGAGGCCATCAAGGCTTTGGCTGAGCGCACTGGGTCATCCCGTCAGGCCATCCTGAAGTACATCGTCGCCACCTACACCGTTGGGGACGAGAAGAAGGCTGGTGTCCGTCTCAAGCTTGCCCTGAAGAAGCAGGTCCAGGGCGGTGCCCTCAAGCAGGTCAAGGGAGCTGGTGCATCTGGCTCATTCAAGCTTGCTAAGGATGAAGCTAAGCCCGCCGCCAAGAAGCccgctgccaagaaagctgccGCCAAGAAGCCTGCTGCTAAGAAGCCTGCCGCCAAGAAGGCCGTCAAGAAGCCTGCTGCTAAGAAGGCCGTCAAGAAGCCTGCTGCTAAGAAGGCCGTCAAGAAGCCCGCTGCCAAGAAGGCTGCGAAGAAGCCCGCTGCCAAGAAGGTCGCCAAGAAGCCCGCTGCTAAGAAGCCCGCACCCAAGAAGGCGGCGAAGAAGCCTGCACCCAAGAAGTAA
- the LOC135106915 gene encoding EF-hand domain-containing family member C2-like — MREVMVASSRQVGECVTLLGRRYLVTGCDSATRTYLSSLGLAPTPDLLPYSTTFILPTQAGTDTRAAKLPFSLEWPKKHPLATFVQHSTQVLRFFGEWAAEGEDVGGVTTPVTDKVELRYYLEDDTAEVRVHHLTPHQHALTPTPPAVPTKLLKRAPIPKNLSEVAGAVSLGAIGRPTLNLLGLRGGRVHLKDRRPQAASSPQFLGPEDLILGQTVRVCGRLLRLCECDAFTTRYYKQALGVDQVPAEYQYLSRKIGTAPAPRKSPLDPRRLEEHPRDTLHPLPTTVTTLVGGYHARDIRDGCEDKILRFGAHLVSDDERDRNRDFVVNFYIYDSTISVFELPKLNSGRRAGMFLGRGLVVAPEGGHVGVDHLYMGATLSLNSHVFRLTHADEFTLRYMEEHADEFTQASYNVALDEARRCLGHHDLTAILHRLAESDPSKTGFVSSFLVISSLAKALSGSKLSEQQVVSLVRRHRRLNATPLTGQDLAHLTALHLKRHNYYGVPEMAVGLRGRDVDSKGRLPAASVRAALQAARLPVSSTLLDALVNSVTQKDGLVDYEQLCRELDWSLRPNLHDNLPCQLDESSLETALRRARDETDYVTLIADLEGSAATHHFAGTGLV, encoded by the exons ATGAGGGAAGTTATGGTGGCTTCTTCGAGGCAGGTTGGAGAGTGTGTGACACTGCTGGGGAGGCGATATCTTGTGACTGGCTGTGACTCTGCCACCAGAACATACCTTTCCTCTTTGGGCCTAGCTCCTACCCCAGACCTTCTACCCTACTCGACTACCTTCATTCTGCCCACCCAG GCTGGCACGGACACTAGGGCGGCTAAACTCCCCTTCTCGCTAGAGTGGCCCAAGAAACACCCGCTTGCGACTTTCGTTCAACACTCGACTCAAGTTCTGAG GTTCTTCGGGGAGTGGGCTGCTGAAGGGGAGGACGTGGGTGGAGTGACAACACCCGTGACTGATAAGGTAGAACTACGGTACTACCTTGAGGACGACACAGCGGAAGTGAGGGTACACCACCTTACTCCCCACCAGCACGCCCTCACTCCCACCCCGCCGGCCGTGCCCACCAAGCTACTGAAACGTGCTCCCATTCCCAAG AATCTGTCGGAGGTTGCTGGTGCTGTGTCGCTTGGGGCAATAGGACGACCCACCCTCAATTTGCTGGGACTGAGAGGCGGGAGAGTACACCTGAAGGACCGACGACCACAG GCAGCCTCCAGTCCACAGTTTCTGGGGCCTGAGGACCTCATTCTGGGACAGACAGTGAGGGTGTGTGGGCGACTCCTGCGGCTGTGCGAGTGTGACGCCTTCACCACCCGCTACTACAAACAGGCCCTTGGTGTTG ATCAAGTGCCGGCGGAGTACCAGTACCTCAGCAGGAAGATAGGCACTGCTCCTGCCCCACGCAAGTCGCCCCTGGACCCCCGTCGCTTGGAGGAACACCCGAGAGACACTCTTCACCCGCTgcccaccaccgtcactacccTCGTCGGTGGCTACCATGCACGGGACATCAG GGATGGCTGCGAGGACAAGATCCTGCGTTTCGGCGCCCATCTGGTCAGTGACGACGAGAGGGACAGAAACAGGGACTTCGTCGTCAACTTCTATATATACGACTCGACCATATCGGTATTTGAGTTGCCGAAATTAAATTCAG GGAGGAGGGCGGGCATGTTCCTGGGGCGAGGCCTGGTGGTAGCCCCTGAGGGTGGCCATGTGGGCGTGGACCATCTTTATATGGGCGCTACACTCAGTCTCAACTCCCATGTGTTCCGCCTCACCCACGCTGACGAGTTCACGCTGCGTTACATGGAGGAACACGCAGATGAG TTCACGCAGGCAAGTTACAACGTGGCGCTGGACGAGGCTCGCCGCTGTCTCGGCCACCACGATCTCACTGCCATTCTCCACCGCCTAGCCGAGAGCGACCCTAGCAAGACGGGcttcgtttcctctttcctcgtcATCTCATCTCTCGCCAAGGCTCTCA GTGGGTCTAAGCTAAGCGAGCAGCAGGTGGTATCACTAGTGCGTCGCCATCGCCGCCTCAACGCCACTCCACTCACCGGCCAGGACCTCGCCCACCTCACCGCCCTGCACCTCAAGCGACACAACTACTacg GAGTGCCGGAGATGGCTGTGGGGCTTCGCGGTCGAGACGTGGATAGCAAGGGTCGCCTTCCTGCCGCCAGCGTGAGAGCAGCGTTACAGGCCGCTCGTCTGCCGGTCTCTAGCACTCTACTGGACGCCCTGGTCAACAG CGTCACTCAAAAAGACGGTCTGGTAGATTATGAACAGCTGTGTCGTGAACTTGATTGGAGCCTCCGTCCTAACCTACATGACAACCTTCCTTgccag